The genomic stretch GGTGAAATCAGGCCCTCTCTTGCTTTCGTTATTACGGCAAGCAGTGATGTAAGGCTAGCTCCTGCACATTTCTGCAATTCGCACACAACAGCACTGCATTGGAGAGATAGcctatacaggtgcatctccaGAAATTTGAGTATCGTGGAAAGGTTCATTTTtttccgtaatttaattcaaaaagtgaaactttcatatattctagattcattacacgtaaagtgaaatatttcaagccttttttgttttaaacttgatgattatggctagGCCCAGACGGAATCTGCGGAATTTTTAGGGGTTTTCTGCGGGGTTGGAAAATCCGTGGTATGAATTTTCGCTCCAGAACTGTATTATATATTGTCATTCACTACATTAATCAATGTGTTTTCAGCAAATTTGGCCACGCATTATGTGTTAATTCAAGCTGAGAGGACCACAGTGttacaaaaaaactttttttttttgttgtaaatttATGTAATCagaattctttttcttttttttcagttaacAAAAATTGCAAATATGAAAATTTCTAATATCGGCACAAACATGTCttgaagtatatattccaaagacattataacattttaatccaatgtttttttccatcaacgtcctggaaaacaagatttggCGTACAGTTGGCGTCATTGTGTTCCAGCGGGCGTTTATTTAGATATAATTAATATAgattttccattcccctccaatcaatgtcCTTTCACACAGCGGGGTGTATTCTTCCCCCCCAGAGCCATAGGCTACAGCtgtttccccctcctcatttaacggCAGTTCGATCaactccccaccccccaaagaTTCCCCCTGAAAGAGCCGTTTCACTCACCTGTATGTCACATcgcggaagctagtgctgctctaacttctgttcAGCATGTCTTTAATATTACAATTACTCCAATACAGTAAATGCAATATGCTCCTCTTTCCATGACTTTTCCTAAAACCTGTATGGAATTGGGCTGCTGTGGGTGCAGAAATCATGGCTGTAATGCTGGAGGTAAAGAGGTAGTAAAGGTAGTAAAggtactacttctactactacatgtttgtctttctgttaGGAAGAAGAAACTCACTTCATGAATTAGCCAAGAAGATAAAACTAACATAATATAAGCACAATTCAGTCAGTCCATGGAATTGATGTCCATGTTGTGCTCattatgctatattgcaaacaattacttaAAGAGGTAACAACattatttaattgatcaaattaaagactagGGTGAATCAATGGGCTCCTAACTGGTGAAAATGtggacacacagccacaaacagTAATGATTTGGTAGAGCCAAATATGCATTGTTTTAATAGGTTTAAGGAAAAATATGATCAGACTGAAACAAGTGTTGAACAACTTAATTAGGGGCCTATTAATTCTTCTAATTTGATCAGTTCATTGTGTTACCcttcttatgtaattgtttgcaatattgcACAATAAGCACATCAGAGGATTTGTATTCTTCATGCCacgcatagctatttctgagaTATGTCTTCAGCGGGTAAATAATTCCTCTAGACGTGAAAAGCACATAAAGTAACACtaacagctttttaaaattcagGGATTGCAactttggttggaacaaaaactagcataAACAGGACCACTGCCTTAATCTACCCCAAACACAGACTATAAGGTTctattgacttatttttttccttttgatcATTTTGTTTGATCATCTttggtggcttgagtatctcagaaactctcctgggattttcatgcacactagtctctagagtttgcaaagaatagtgcaaaaggaggaggagaatggccagactggtcaaagatgacaggaaggtgacagtaacgcaaataaccacacattacaacagtggtaagcagaagagcatctctgaacatgtgATCCACtatttaagtggataggctacagcagtagaagtctaaaaaagaagtctaataaatacctaataaagtactcagtgagtgcatgTAGTAATATAGGCCAGCTGTTAATTTTACTATAGTTCAATGCTACGTTTATTGTTACAACTAATTCACATGATGCAGCAGCACATATGCAGGAAAGCAAGCACATAAGGCTTACCtatggcttaccctccttgtggagggtgtcaatgagtgtatagtattgagtgcataaatgaacatactttccAGAAGGTCaccatttctgtattataaatcctttttttggttggtcttatgtaatattctaatattttgagatactgttttttgattttcatgagaTCTAagctgtaatcatcaagattaaaaaaaaaaaaaaacttgaaatatttcactttttgtgtaatgaatctaaaatatatgaaagtttattctaattttttgagatgcacctgtatatgtTGTTTGTCTTTAAGGACAGCAGTGAGTCAAACCTGGTCTACATGTTTTATATATTAGGCATAACAGTAATGTACCTGTGACTAACAAATGAATCACACCCTTTGGCTTTCCGAGAAATCGAAAGGAATCTGGGCCTAGGGGTCAGGTGTATGGGATCACCACAAACTGTGGGCGACTTACACTCCGTGTCACATTGGCAGAACTTCTCACAGAAGTTTTGGGTCATCACACAGGGACAAGAACTGTCACATGGGTGGTCCGGGTGATCACATGGCTGGTAGTTGTACACCTGATTGGATGAATTATCTGAAGGTGGGGAagtagaaaaaacaaaatgagacaacaaaactaaataaatctATGTGTAAAGTGCATAGGATTTTTCAGCAAGGAAATGCATATAGGTAAAGTGAATTCTATTTCAACCAGTAACTTACCTTTCTTAAGTTGAATCTTTGCCCACAATCTGGAAAAAGGCCCACAAAACAATTCTACattattcaaaaatattattaatctGATTATCACTTGTTTTCAATCCCAAACATTTCAATATGGTTTAAGACACGTATAGTTACTTTTTTGTGCTCCACAAACAAGATAAAACATGAAACCTTCAGTTAGTTTCTTTGAATATTCAGGATACTGTAGTTTGTCTAGAATGAGATCACACTGAATTGTGTGGAGGCTGGCAGCTTGCCTgtgcttcctcttcttcttctgtggtgagATGGCTCCATCCTCCAGAGGGACACGGTGGATGAGCACCTCCTTTACCGCGAAATCATACACCTGGGGAAAGGGCAGTGAGTCTCACTCACAGTGAGAAAAGCATACTCACTCCAAAAATAGTTATTGGCGTTACTGCTGAAAAACCAATGTTCAACCGTGTTCAAGGTAACGTCAGGGCCACCGTGCAAAATGTCCAGGGCCAGGACAAAATCACCCCTGTGGACCCCCTCACCTCGTGCCTGCCCAAATAATCGGTCAGAGCACGGATGCAAGATGCATCACAGTACCACATATGGAAGAAATTTCCATgtactgaaataataataagcatgcATAATCGACCAGTGGCATTAACGTTTTCATTGCTTTTCAACCATGCCAACTTCCGTCTTTCCGACCGTTAATTTTTTCAGCAGCTTGTTTGTAATTGCAAACTTTTACTGCCAAAATAAAGATAAGTTCTTGTtgcacattttaagacattataATTCTTGCCTCCCAATACATTTATGGAATTTAGAAGTCTACATACtctaaataatacaaatgtcagatacTGAAGGCAATTATTTTGCTTTGATTCATGTTTGGGTAATTGTCCATGgtaatctttaaaaaagaccttttcctgcatttcgACTCTCTTTCTCAGCAagtctccgactgccagacaaccgctgTGACCTCCTGAGTTAATGTCGCCCCGCCCCAATGTCGGGGTACTGGGTAAACAGAAGTTTGTGTGTGCCCACTGTCATGGTACCTGACCTGGACtacttaaaggaatacaccaatattaaatataccttttttcttaCCCGGACAagatgtttaatttcattttatgttagcataatgttagcttagcataaagtcagtagcctacctggttcaaagtgaagaaatgcaCCTTACACCtccaaagctgtcttatttacacaaggaatcatgtgtatttgaaatagacgccacaaaaaatgtttttaaacgaGGTGTATtctaaggtgtatttcttcactttgaaggaggtaggctactgacaccTGCAGGCTtaaagtctttatgctaagctatcatgttatgctaacatggaaaccaagccagtgaaaaattaaaatgaaatctgaagTCAGAAAAATtgcatatttcccaaaatgttggtgtattcctttcaAGAAGaatcccactgtatatatgtggATACAGCCAGATATCCCCTTGGTTGGAggatataaaataattttcaaatggCAACGGGAATATTCGAGAACGGCATACTGGTGCTGTATTCTCATTATGAATGTTAATTAGGATCTGACAGACCTCTCATTAATAAAGGTCTGCATAAACTTCACTGGACAGGAGTAACACATCCTCTTCAGAAGCTCCTAGAGGCAGGCATGAGGCTGAAGTCGTAGGCCTCACCATGGCCAGAGCTGAGCAGAGTAGTACAGCACGTACTAACTGGTAACTTCCCCTGCCCTGTCCCTCTTTTCCTCTAAACATCCATCTGCCAAGAATAAATCTGGCACATtctctttgaaaaaaaagatgaacataGCATTGAAGCTTGTTTCAGCATTTCCAGTCACAAAAACCGCAAGCTTCCAGAGAAAAGAAAGTGTACACGTAAGCAGGGTATCGGATGACGCAGCACAAGAACACTGAGGTGTCCTCTGGAGCAAGATCCCCTTTTTAAACGGCCTCTGTGTTCcatctttagtttttttctttagtTTGTCAGTGGTTTGCAGCACTGGTGTAGAGGCCCCTGGAGATGACTCACATTTCCAGTGCATATCAACACGTATGACCattgttattttacttttaacagGGCATGGCTCACAGCTGCCCATCCTGTACATGGAATCCTTTGGCAAACCTACATGTGAAGTGATTTATAGCACAGCTGCTTTGCATTAATGAATCATCATGAACAAATttttcacattattggcattgacGCTCGTTCACATGGGTTTCATATGTAtgtacacctgcatataaaagGGTGTTAAGATGCGTGTCAACCTAATGATAACTCTGGCCCTTGAAtgcaaatccagccctggttctgtCTTCTCCTGgctaattagtgctactgattggccagactatcttcacatctgactcccaggaaaagggagggtggaaaaacagCAGATCTTGGCCCTCAAGAATCTTGAATTTCTGATCCCTGACCTACCGCCTCCAGGTGGAAATTATGTCACATCAGCAGAGACGCCCTTGCCCGAGGGTCAGCGCGGCTCTCTCACACCATTGGACGCACACTCAAAATGTTCTAACTACCCGGACACGGCCACGCGGAAATAATGGCCACACATCGTATGGATGTCGTCAAATGTGGAAAGTACAACCCAGGCTTAAGCCCGCTTTGCCGACAGCGCTTACCTGTTTGCACGTCTTGGTGTCGATGAGACGGGCGATGGAGCAGAAGTTGTTGTAGTAGGTACCGTGCAGCACCCTGAAGAGGGACTCTTCGGCCCCGCTCCACTGAACCTGCGGCTCCGTTTCCTCCCCGCCGTCCCCTCCCTGCCTCATCTTCGTGGGCGTCTGGCAGCGGGAGTTCCCCTCTGTGACACACAGATCGCTGCGGTTACCACCATCCCCCTCCCGTTCCTATCACGGCCGCAAGCTCTTCAGCACAGACCCACTCCTGCCACACGAAGAAATTAAAATTGTATGAAGTTGGCCAAATAAGTTATGTTACTTAAAAGCAGTGTTGCCCAAACAAAAAGCCCAAATGAGTTTCAGAGAAACCAAGTGAGGCCTTCTGTCTGCATTACACATCAGTATCTTCAGCTGCATTGAATGCCACTTGCCCCAGCACACGCTTAGCCTGCCTTGACTAAGGCTAATCAATagtttccatccaaatgttgCGAATGTTAAGCAAATTTCAGAAGATTCTGCCAGAGATGGGGCCAGGCAGAGATCTGGGGAAGGGTCTCTGGGCCAGCTGGCCATTTTTGGGCTTTCTGGAGCGAAAGCATGTGAGTTAGGTCCCTATCAcctaatttatttgaaaaaccTGCTTCTATCAGTTTCCATCATCTTTTCTCTATCGAAACACCATCTATTCCCACCTCGGCCAAGCGTAAAAGCCTTTTTGcaatatttctgtgttttcccGAATGTCAGGCTTTTCCACTTCAGGCAGTTCTCTTTGGCGCAAATTCAAattttgcatacaaatgtgtaaCTTGGTTTATCACAAGTTGGGGGTATCTGTGCATATTTTGGATATGAAGCCAGGTTGGAAGAGGCTCTACATCACAATGGTAGGAGTGGGCAGGGGGCAAGTTTGTGAGCATCTGAGGAGCTGGTCGTCTCGTGGTCCATGTCGCCCTCCTTGCTCTCCCCGCTCAAGGCAGATGACCCCGGACAGCTGGAGTTGggatttaatttgtatttttattgtattccaTGACCTGAAGGCGGGTTTGAGTTGGGGTTGTTGCcaaggggggccgggggggagtaaaaaaaaaagttgtttatACAGTGGAATCGCTTAGCGGGAGTAAATGAggaggggtggcggggggggagggggggacccCTAGAACAGATGACGACGCAGCCCCCAAAGAACAGATGACGACTGCGACGCTTGGAACACAGACAGTCGTACAAAAGTCAGAGGTGGACCGTAGCGCTCCCATTAGGTGACGCGCTCGAACGTGGCGCTTGCCCAGGAGTGCTCTTGGGGATCAGCCGTGCAGACGGGAACAGAATGAGGCTGTGTGCATGGGGGCAGAGAGCTTGGCCCCCCAGAAgcaggaggggggtggtgggtgggtgAATCAGGTCTATGTTCCTGACCCTCCTGCCAAAAGGCAGAGAGCCCAAGCAGAGCTGGCAGGGGCTCAGAGACTGCGGCAATACGCTGTCACTCACAATCCTACAGGGGAGCTCGTTTTAATGCCGATTGCACAACAGTGATGGCCGCATCTGTTTTCGTCGTGACTGTCTCTTCAGACGTGGAGGGGAAAGCTCGCCACCTTTATCTATCTTGTGGAACATGAAAATGAGCTGTCAGCAAAATTTGATACACTGGCATTTTTTCCCATCCCTTGTCAAGCATATCTGTCATTCGTGACTGGGAGCGAGGGGGAAAATGAAAGGAGGCTTTGTTTCCTGTTCTTCATTCGGCAGacctgtttgttgttttttctggaCCAAAATCCCTTCGGTGTACgattattttgaaattatgttTAGCTGCATGCTATTTGTTTTCATCTTATTATAATCCCAAATGAGTTTCAGAGACATCTGAGAAACCAAGTGAGGCCCTTAGTCAAGTTAGCCTGCCTTGACTAAGGCTAATCAATAGTTCAGCAACCAACATCCAAAGGTTGCAAATGTTAAGCAAAGTCTGCAAAGGAAAATACAAATCAGTGAGTGTTTCCATCAACTACTGTTTTGCGAATGTTCTGAAGAGGGCGCAACAACATTACATAATCAAAAGATTTCCACAGATGGGGCCAGCCAGAGATCTGGGGAAGGGTCTCTGGGCCAGCTGGCCATTTTTGGGCTTTCAGGAGCGAAAGAATGTGACTTAGGTCCCCATCATCTCATTTATTCAGAAAAGAAAGTTTCCATCATCCGTTTTCATATCTTTTCTCTATCAATACACCATTTTTTCCCCACCTCGGCCAAGCGTAAAAACCTTTTTGCAATAtctctgtgtttttcagaatgTCAGGCTTTTCCAATTCAGGCAGTTTTCTTATGCGCAAATTCAAATTTTGCatacaaatgtttaatttgGTCACAAGTTGGggatatgtacatattttggaTATGAAGCCAGGTTGGAAGAGGCTCTACATCACAGAGGTAGAAATGGGCAGGGGGCAGGTCTGTGAGCACCTGAAGAGCTGGTGGTCTCGTGGTCACTGTCGCCCTCCTTGCTCTCCCCGGTGGAGGCAGATGACCCCGGACAGCTGGAGCTGGGCAGGCGAGGCTGCCTTCGCCGCCGCCGCGATCGCTGGGCCTTCAACATATTGTGATCCGCAAACTCCTTTGCCCCTTTCTTCAGCCAGGAAGAGGAGGGAtggagtgagtgtgggagaaagagagggagagagagtgagggagtgagagagggagagagacttttGAAACACAAAACCTTACCCTACcttaaaacccacacaaacaccccgATTTTCAACCCCACCTCCCTATTCgccccccaaaacaaaaaaatgtataaaccaaaaaaaacagaaaacacatcgTCAACCCAAAAAtcaaaaataactattttctaTTTATAAATTCTTTATTATGTGATGTGgtgtattgggggggggggggctatttTTGTGGTAAATGAAGAAGACAGAAGGGGGACATAAGCTGGGGAGAAATTCACATATCCTAAATCCACATGCACTCCAGTTGGGAAGGGAAGTCCATAGTCCATTTCAGCTGTTTAAACATGTTCTCTATGATCAATTGCTCTGCTGATGGTGAACTTCAGGCAAGACGTGAAGAGTTGGTCAATCAGCATGgctaagctggtctagctgggtatgagctggtccacTAGCcagagctggaagctggtcaaccagtctaccagccgtttcaaaacctagctgttcttttcagcaggggtgtGAAATGGGATGGGCACTGAGGAGGACAGAGGCAGGATATCTCACCTGCAGCAGGAAGCAGTCCAGCCCACAGGGCTCAGTCTCCACTCGGATCTCCTTGTTCTTCCTCTTGTACACATTGGGAGTGGCGTGAAAGGCTGGACAAAGGCATAGCATCACTGAAGTCAGACAAAGGTGCTAATGGAAGGGCATCTCTATATCTTCACCGTTGGCACTGGCAGTGATGACAATGGCCATCACAGACCAGAGTTCACTGTTTGTTCCatcttaaaatgtgttaaaaaagtggaaaaacagaaagagagtgaaagacAAAGACAGAGCAACGGAACATGGTCAAGCTGTTTTAAaagtaatattattttttggggataaaagcgtcagccaaataacatgtaatgtaaagtgtgcCTTCATATGGAACACTATGGGGACAGTGCTGAGCCACACAGAATGAAATATAACAAAAAGGCTGGTGTTAAACCACCTTGGTGCAGTACTGAAGGGGACTCTTCAACACTAGAAAGGCCAGAGTCCACTTAATTAAAAGAAATACGGGCAGTTTAAAGGCATAAAGACAACTATGTGAAATGCAACAGACTTGTGCGTGGTCCTCCACATCCACATTTTCTGTGGAATTGATGGGTAAGACGAGAAAGACAGTGCTTATGTCTTCATGCTTAGCCAATATAACAAAACCACAATCATTTCGAAATAAGTAGTTCTgcgaaattaattaattagaaaCTGTGTGTGCAGAAATCAGTGCTGTAATGCTGGACCAGCATAAAGGCTTAGCGCTTTTAGGTATTAGAAAACCCAAAACTTTCAAGTGTTAAAAAACCACACGAGTGTATGACCAGTGAAGCGGAGAGATAGTGCCAGTTTGGTAGAAAGGAACTGAGATGGAGCACTCAGGAGGGTGAGATTACGGTGGAGGAAGCAGTCGTATTTGAAGCAGCGCCTGCAGAACAGGGTGTGGAAGGAGTGCAGAGACTGTTCTCGCTGGACAGACTTGGCAAAGGGGCCATCAATGTTGGGGGTGCACTGAGGCGGAAGCTTGACTGGGCTGGGAGGCTCCAGAAGGTCCTTGTACCTGCAGGTGGAATGGAAGCTAAGGTGAGCCAATCAGAAAAAATTCTACCATCGCCGAACCTGTACGAGTAATTGCTATTATTTGTTCTGTTGGTTGATAATGCAAAATGCATGCATTAGTCTGCAGGTGTGATGAATGGCCATCACTTTCACACTCATaagcaaatatacacacaaaagaCTTCACACAACAGAATTATGTGATGTTGACATGTTCCTTACTTCTCCTTCAGCTGCTCCATTGTACCTTTGTATGGAAACATTGAGGCAATGGCTTTGAATATCTTGTCATGGGGGATCTTCTTATTAGTCGCTAAATCTTTTGCTGCAgtgaacaatgaaaaacaacacaaaataatgaGCACTCTTGTCTCTCATTGTGTAACTTACAAAGTAACCTATATTTGTTCATGTACAGTACCTCCAACAAAAACTCTATACAAGTACAGGAAGGGACAAAGACCCTTGGGGTTAAGTCAGAATCATCCCTAGTGAACCTTATTTCGCATTAATCAACAGCCTTTCATTAAAACTCTGCCTCCAGAGACAAACGTCTGTGCTTAACCCTCAGCTACACTTGCCAATTTGATACCCCAGAGTGCTAATCTTCTGATTTCCATCCCCTAGGCCTATGCATGTACCTGCATAGGCCCTGACTGAGCCAATATGTAGTCTATTTGGAGAGGCTATGAGTGAGCTGCCCTCTGCTGTGCATATATAGGCCCAAAGTGAGCTACCATGCCTTTACACACAAATCAATCCAGGTGAACCACAGTGCAGCAAAATGCTAAAGTATGGTCAGACCTCCATCCTCTGAactgaattaaatgaatgaaattaccTTGCATGTTCTGACACAGACATTAAACAGACACCCTCAGTACACTCGACTCAACTCGCAAAAGGTCATTAGCCGGGAAATCCGATGACACATATCAGTACTGTGAACAAAAAGGTTCCTGAGAGGAAGGGTACCAATACTGAGTGGGAGGAGGAGTGACAAAGGTAAACAAACTGAATTGCAACATGGCATGCCGGCCTTGTTCTGACTTGAGACTGGGATAGCAATACCAGTGGGTACTGTGCACTTGAGCATGCTGCATAGCTTGTGGTTATGGAAACAATATATACAAACTCCTGGTTGGTATCTAGGTTTGTGCTACAGGAATATGAAAACCAGAGCAGATCCAACTTGATTTTCACTGTCCTATATTTGTAGGACAGTGAactgtaatttcattttatattgccTTTGGCTGGATTTGTTGGGTTACAGCACAGACAAGTGTTTTAGCTTTAGCTGGTGcaaatatgcactcagtgagaactttattggGTAGGTATTAGACTTTTTAACTTATCGgtgacttctgctgctgtagcctatccacttttaaACTTagagatgatcttctgcattccactgttgtaatgtgtggttatttgcattactgtcaccttcctgacctctctcattgacaacacacatctctctttgcctgcagaactactgctcactgtatttctttttttttgttgcaccattctctgcaaactgtagagatgTGAGatctggagatcagcagtttctgagacactgaaaccaccctgtctggtaccaacaattattccatagtcaaagtcaattagatcaaattttttccccatgctgacatttggtctgaaaaacaactgaacctcttggaacatgtctgcatgtttgtatgcattcagttgctgccacatgattggccgattaaatatttcctttaacaggtgtacaggtctatctaataaagcactcagtgtctgcatttgtgggatgaaaaatattttctcaggCAGACACTCACTGAATTTAAGGCTTTAAGGCCTGAATTTAATCATAATTTGTAATCAATCATTACTAAACTGGCAAAACTGGGtctgtgaatgaatgaaataagcACTCCATTCAATCATACATCAAATTGAATTacaaaatgttgattgaattcagCCCTAAGTTCTGGTGTGGAGTCTCTGCAACTTGCGTAACTGCTTACCTTCTGCTATGCTTCGCCTCTTCTTCCTGAAAAGGACTGGCTGCCCAACCTTGACATCTTCCACCTCCTCCGccacactcttcctctccaaatcctcttccactttctccccaCCCTCGTCTTCCTCCTCATGGTCTGAGTATTGGCTTAGCGCTTCCACCAACTCTTTGAAGATCTCATCGTTGATGAAGCCACCCTCTAGAGAAAACAGCAGGCCAAAGGAGGTCACAAAGAAAACACATCATCCGAACAGTATTCATCTATGCCAATGAGAACACACTGGGCTACTGTCAGATGAAAACTGTTCTAAATGAAGTTGTCCATTACAATAGTTCTTTACATACTTTATTCCTCcaaaacagtccactaaaatatgtttctgagaacatttgaggtgagaaatatgCAATGCAATTGCTccatcttgattcatatttgagtTTTAAAGATCCAAGGTTCTTTGCTGTAAGCATCTACATCAGAAAGGAATGAAAAGCGTTGTAAataggaaattatttttatatgattTGTACGACGGTTGGGATCACTTGTAAATGTGAATACGCCAAGTTCATAAATCTTTGTTCGTACGAGTGGTTCTTCCATGAGTCCCATTGCTCTTGTCTCTCATGATAAGACTGTGTGGGGGATGCGAGTTGGAGGCACAGCACTGCCACTGACACTAAAATGATTAATCCAAAATATGTCTGTCCCTTAAAGACAGCTGGCAGGGGCCAACTCTGGGGCCACTGCAGCGGGCAGGCCTGAGTGCTCACCTCGGTCCCCGTGCACGCCATCGTAGTTGTCGATGAGCTCCTCCAGGAAGGCTTCGTCCTGCTCGAGCACCTCATCCCCCATGTAAGGAATGTTGTGCAAGAACGTTTCGTCCTCCACCTGCAGAAAATCAGACTCAATGAAAGGTGAATCTGTGACTCGGCACTGTGTGAGAAAAGGGAATGGAACGGTAAAATACAGAGGAAGTATAACTGACACACCTACAATATTGGACATTTTTTAATCAGCCATGCTTTCATTACCATTGCCAACCTGCTCCCAATGCACTGTTGAATGAAAGAAGCAATAGTAAGTGAAAGTAACATAAGACAAAGTACAGTATTATGTGACCTTTTCATAAGGTCGTATTTCATATTGCGTGACCTTATGGGTTTTCCAAAATGTCTACAAGACAATGGAGAATCCCGTATGGTTTGCTAGACAAAAGGTCCCAAACCCTATCCTGGGTGCCTACTGTTAgccaacagtttttttttattgacaatCTCAGAAGGGAGGTGGTTCAGAGACAGAACATTCTGAAGTGAGACAGAAATGTGTTAAATCATGCACTTAGAATATTATAGTCATGATGAGATTGTAACCTGGACAATCTACAATATAGTCATCAAGGAAAAtcacataattattttgtgaattTCCCAAACAACAGTGAATTTAAGCAACCATGAGTTTTAGAAATGATTGTGGCTGGTTTCTACTGACCATGAAGTTGTGCTGTAGTGGGGACCAGGAGTACATGAAAGGGACTCCAG from Conger conger chromosome 2, fConCon1.1, whole genome shotgun sequence encodes the following:
- the ezh1 gene encoding histone-lysine N-methyltransferase EZH1 isoform X2 codes for the protein MGDEVLEQDEAFLEELIDNYDGVHGDREGGFINDEIFKELVEALSQYSDHEEEDEGGEKVEEDLERKSVAEEVEDVKVGQPVLFRKKRRSIAEAKDLATNKKIPHDKIFKAIASMFPYKGTMEQLKEKYKDLLEPPSPVKLPPQCTPNIDGPFAKSVQREQSLHSFHTLFCRRCFKYDCFLHPFHATPNVYKRKNKEIRVETEPCGLDCFLLQKGAKEFADHNMLKAQRSRRRRRQPRLPSSSCPGSSASTGESKEGDSDHETTSSSEGNSRCQTPTKMRQGGDGGEETEPQVQWSGAEESLFRVLHGTYYNNFCSIARLIDTKTCKQVYDFAVKEVLIHRVPLEDGAISPQKKKRKHRLWAKIQLKKDNSSNQVYNYQPCDHPDHPCDSSCPCVMTQNFCEKFCQCDTECQNRFPGCRCKTQCNTKQCPCYLAVRECDPDLCMTCGAADHWDSKSLSCKNCSIQRGLKKHLLLAPSDVAGWGTFIKESVQKNEFISEYCGELISQDEADRRGRIYDKYMSSFLFNLNNDFVVDATRKGNKIRFANHSVNPNCYAKVVMVNGDHRIGIFAKRAIQQGEELFFDYRYSQADALKYVGIEREIDIM
- the ezh1 gene encoding histone-lysine N-methyltransferase EZH1 isoform X1, with protein sequence MEETCGLPLNKPSNNLVEWRKRVKSEYMRLRQLKRFRKAEEVKSLFMASRRKIKERTSLLNDEWSKLRIQPIPLDSAVGSVHNNKQCVVESGFPAFKKQSVVMRTLNTVAGVPFMYSWSPLQHNFMVEDETFLHNIPYMGDEVLEQDEAFLEELIDNYDGVHGDREGGFINDEIFKELVEALSQYSDHEEEDEGGEKVEEDLERKSVAEEVEDVKVGQPVLFRKKRRSIAEAKDLATNKKIPHDKIFKAIASMFPYKGTMEQLKEKYKDLLEPPSPVKLPPQCTPNIDGPFAKSVQREQSLHSFHTLFCRRCFKYDCFLHPFHATPNVYKRKNKEIRVETEPCGLDCFLLQKGAKEFADHNMLKAQRSRRRRRQPRLPSSSCPGSSASTGESKEGDSDHETTSSSEGNSRCQTPTKMRQGGDGGEETEPQVQWSGAEESLFRVLHGTYYNNFCSIARLIDTKTCKQVYDFAVKEVLIHRVPLEDGAISPQKKKRKHRLWAKIQLKKDNSSNQVYNYQPCDHPDHPCDSSCPCVMTQNFCEKFCQCDTECQNRFPGCRCKTQCNTKQCPCYLAVRECDPDLCMTCGAADHWDSKSLSCKNCSIQRGLKKHLLLAPSDVAGWGTFIKESVQKNEFISEYCGELISQDEADRRGRIYDKYMSSFLFNLNNDFVVDATRKGNKIRFANHSVNPNCYAKVVMVNGDHRIGIFAKRAIQQGEELFFDYRYSQADALKYVGIEREIDIM